In the genome of Mucisphaera calidilacus, one region contains:
- the cysD gene encoding sulfate adenylyltransferase subunit CysD, with amino-acid sequence MSQAADPTTTPDAYRLTHLRTLEAESMHIIREVVAEFEKPVMLFSIGKDSCVMLHLARKAFAPGKPPFPLLQIDTGWNFRSMYDFRDDYIVGELGLECLVHINEEGAKQGLNPFIHGSKTFTDVMNLGALRQALDKYRFDAAFGGGRRDEEKARAKERVYSFRDENHRWDPKNQRPELWNLYNGAVHKGEQIRAFPLSNWTELDIWQYIHLENIQLVPIYFASEMDVVEFEGQLIGVDDDRMPEDLRRTARKEWVRFRTLGDYPLSGATPSRAQTLPEIIQEMLLATRSEREGRVIDKDPGASMEEKKRQGYY; translated from the coding sequence GTGAGCCAAGCCGCCGACCCAACAACGACGCCCGATGCCTACCGGCTGACGCACCTGCGGACGCTGGAGGCGGAGAGTATGCACATCATCCGCGAGGTGGTGGCCGAGTTTGAGAAGCCGGTGATGCTCTTTTCGATCGGCAAGGACTCGTGCGTGATGCTGCACCTGGCGCGCAAGGCGTTCGCGCCGGGCAAGCCGCCCTTCCCGCTGCTGCAGATCGATACGGGCTGGAACTTCCGGTCGATGTACGACTTCCGGGACGACTACATCGTTGGTGAGCTGGGGCTGGAGTGTCTCGTGCACATCAACGAGGAGGGGGCCAAGCAGGGGCTCAACCCGTTCATCCACGGGAGCAAGACGTTTACGGATGTCATGAACCTCGGGGCGCTGCGTCAGGCGCTGGACAAGTACCGGTTCGACGCCGCGTTCGGCGGCGGTCGGCGTGACGAGGAGAAGGCGCGGGCCAAGGAACGTGTTTATTCGTTCCGCGACGAGAACCACCGATGGGACCCGAAGAACCAGCGGCCGGAGCTGTGGAACCTCTACAACGGCGCGGTGCACAAGGGCGAGCAGATCCGGGCGTTCCCGCTCTCGAACTGGACGGAGCTGGATATCTGGCAGTACATCCACCTGGAGAACATCCAGCTGGTGCCGATCTACTTCGCGAGTGAGATGGACGTTGTGGAGTTCGAGGGGCAGTTGATCGGCGTCGACGACGACCGGATGCCCGAGGACCTGCGGAGGACGGCCCGCAAGGAGTGGGTGCGGTTCCGGACGCTTGGCGATTACCCGCTGAGCGGCGCGACGCCGAGCCGGGCGCAGACGCTGCCCGAGATCATCCAGGAGATGCTGCTGGCGACGCGTTCGGAGCGTGAGGGTCGTGTGATCGACAAGGACCCGGGCGCGAGCATGGAAGAGAAGAAGCGGCAGGGCTATTACTAA